A genome region from Acidobacteriota bacterium includes the following:
- a CDS encoding prolyl oligopeptidase family serine peptidase produces the protein MYRRPVGLALAFVIVLRLLYAWPAAQAATQTPTPAQAQAPAAGKKALTVDDYTKWRSISGQEISGDGNWVAYGLSLTNTPTADAKPVQHVLNLTTNQDIEIPNATGAKFSADSKWIAYSVDPSGGRGGRGGRGGRGGETGATPAGGDTQEVGQGSPAGRGAAAPPPPPPQHVDLRSLATGAIQSWQDVESFTFSADANYLLLRRRAAGAAGAAGGRGGAGSDPGGAPDGTPPAATSGVGGANATAPRGVDATLYSLKTGRGQHIGSVGDISFNKEGTLLAYTVDAVQKDGNGLFLIDLRTGRVQPLDNAARSYNRLAWSEDGAALAVLKGVAVDKMSERDNLLVAFPNVQAALDAEPAAVTLDPAKAEGFPKGWVVSDRATLSWSDDKKRVFFGIKEQVAAPDTTRRRGTDEAADVDVWNTGDERIQSMQMIRAEQDRNFTFRQAFDVSGAKFVKLADSTMRDLDVAPDGRWAVGRDTRGYVSDYKRAAADIYRVNTTTGERTLMLKSQLINTSTGSHTFGISPDGHHFLYWKDNNYQDYDLDAGTSRTLGGTTAAKFTDMEFDHPGPRPSYGIAGYASDGKGVIVQHRYDLWLLPLDGSAARNLTNGVGAKQEIRFRYVRTEPLDPQLGGQPGPGGPGGGRGGGAGMRATIDLTKPITLSAYGEYTKKAGFYELAAGQLKEVVYEDAAFSNPVKAAKADKFLFTRQTYVEFPDLRVSDSNFKDARKITNANPQQAEYLWGHRLLFDFKNKDGVRLQGILSIPDDYTPGEKRPMLVNFYEKNSQNLNRYNAPSYLSSMGSSPIQAVSEGYVTMMPDIYFRTGASHSDMLECVEAAVRKVIEMGYVDPKRIGINGHSYGGEGAAFIGTRSRLFAAVGMGAGVTDLTVDFNQNWGWSYQVSGGSGANGHDYYLFSQGREGVSPWDKPEMYRFESALTHVPEVTAPFLIMHGTADPTVSFTNGLGFYNALRYNNKKAVLLAYPGEGHGLRGMANRKDLTIRYFQFFNHYLKGAPAPKWFAEGVPFLEKDANRDPRTVK, from the coding sequence ATGTACCGCCGACCAGTTGGTCTGGCACTCGCGTTCGTCATCGTGCTGCGCCTTCTGTACGCCTGGCCTGCCGCACAGGCAGCGACCCAGACGCCGACCCCAGCCCAGGCGCAGGCGCCGGCCGCGGGCAAGAAGGCCCTCACCGTCGACGATTACACGAAATGGCGGAGCATCTCTGGCCAGGAGATCTCGGGCGACGGCAATTGGGTGGCTTACGGTCTCTCGTTGACCAACACCCCCACGGCCGATGCCAAGCCGGTTCAGCACGTGCTGAATCTCACGACGAATCAGGACATCGAGATTCCGAACGCCACGGGCGCGAAGTTCTCCGCCGATTCGAAGTGGATCGCGTACTCGGTTGATCCGAGCGGCGGCCGCGGCGGCAGGGGAGGGCGTGGGGGACGCGGTGGAGAGACCGGCGCGACGCCAGCGGGCGGTGACACCCAGGAGGTCGGACAGGGCAGTCCGGCCGGTCGTGGTGCTGCGGCCCCACCACCGCCGCCTCCGCAGCATGTCGACCTGCGCAGTCTGGCCACCGGCGCGATCCAGTCGTGGCAGGACGTCGAGTCGTTCACCTTCTCGGCGGATGCGAATTATCTGCTGCTGCGGCGGCGCGCGGCCGGCGCAGCTGGCGCCGCAGGCGGTCGCGGCGGCGCGGGCAGCGACCCGGGCGGTGCCCCTGACGGCACCCCACCGGCGGCCACGTCTGGCGTGGGAGGCGCGAATGCCACGGCGCCCCGTGGTGTCGATGCCACGCTCTACAGCCTGAAGACCGGGCGCGGTCAACACATCGGCAGCGTCGGCGACATCAGTTTCAACAAGGAGGGCACCCTCCTCGCGTACACAGTCGATGCCGTCCAGAAGGACGGCAACGGACTCTTCCTGATCGACCTGCGCACCGGCCGCGTCCAGCCGCTGGACAACGCGGCGCGCAGCTACAATCGCCTCGCATGGAGCGAAGACGGTGCGGCGCTCGCCGTGCTGAAGGGCGTGGCGGTCGACAAGATGAGCGAGCGCGACAACCTGCTCGTCGCGTTCCCGAATGTGCAGGCGGCGCTCGACGCGGAGCCAGCCGCGGTGACGCTCGATCCCGCCAAGGCGGAAGGCTTTCCGAAGGGCTGGGTGGTCAGCGATCGCGCGACGCTCTCCTGGAGTGATGACAAGAAGCGTGTCTTCTTCGGTATCAAGGAGCAGGTGGCGGCTCCCGACACGACCCGCCGCCGCGGTACCGACGAGGCCGCCGACGTGGACGTCTGGAACACGGGCGACGAGCGCATCCAGTCGATGCAGATGATTCGCGCCGAGCAGGATCGCAACTTCACGTTCCGCCAGGCGTTCGACGTGTCTGGCGCGAAGTTCGTCAAGCTCGCCGATTCGACGATGCGCGACCTCGACGTCGCGCCTGATGGCCGCTGGGCCGTCGGCCGCGACACCCGGGGCTATGTGTCCGACTACAAGCGTGCGGCCGCCGATATCTATCGCGTCAACACCACGACGGGCGAACGCACGTTGATGCTGAAGAGCCAGCTCATCAACACGTCAACTGGCAGCCACACGTTCGGCATTTCGCCCGATGGCCATCACTTCCTCTACTGGAAGGACAACAACTACCAGGACTACGATCTCGACGCGGGGACGTCGCGCACGCTCGGCGGGACGACGGCGGCGAAGTTCACCGACATGGAATTCGACCACCCCGGCCCGCGGCCTTCCTACGGCATCGCCGGGTACGCCAGTGACGGCAAAGGAGTCATCGTCCAGCACCGGTACGACCTGTGGCTGCTTCCGCTCGACGGATCGGCTGCGCGCAATCTCACCAACGGCGTCGGCGCCAAGCAGGAGATCCGGTTCCGCTATGTCCGGACCGAACCGCTCGATCCGCAACTCGGAGGCCAGCCGGGCCCGGGGGGCCCAGGCGGTGGACGCGGCGGTGGCGCCGGAATGCGTGCCACGATTGACCTCACGAAGCCGATCACACTCTCGGCGTACGGCGAATACACCAAGAAGGCCGGCTTCTACGAGCTGGCTGCCGGCCAACTGAAGGAAGTTGTGTACGAGGACGCGGCGTTCAGCAATCCTGTGAAGGCTGCCAAGGCGGACAAGTTCCTGTTCACTCGTCAGACGTATGTCGAGTTCCCGGACCTGCGCGTTTCGGATTCGAACTTCAAGGATGCCAGGAAGATCACCAATGCCAACCCGCAGCAGGCCGAGTACCTGTGGGGTCATCGGCTCCTGTTCGACTTCAAGAACAAGGACGGCGTGCGGTTGCAGGGGATTCTCTCGATTCCCGACGACTACACGCCCGGCGAGAAGCGCCCGATGCTGGTGAACTTCTACGAGAAGAATTCCCAGAACCTCAACCGCTACAACGCGCCGAGCTACCTCAGCAGCATGGGCTCGTCGCCCATCCAGGCGGTGAGCGAGGGCTACGTGACGATGATGCCGGACATCTACTTCCGGACCGGCGCGTCGCACAGCGACATGCTCGAGTGTGTTGAGGCGGCCGTGCGGAAGGTGATCGAGATGGGCTACGTCGATCCGAAGCGCATCGGGATCAACGGGCACAGTTACGGCGGCGAAGGCGCGGCCTTCATCGGCACACGGTCGAGGCTGTTTGCCGCGGTCGGAATGGGCGCGGGCGTGACCGACCTGACCGTGGACTTCAACCAGAACTGGGGCTGGTCGTACCAGGTGAGCGGCGGCAGCGGCGCCAACGGACACGACTACTATCTCTTTAGTCAAGGGCGCGAGGGCGTGTCACCGTGGGACAAGCCGGAGATGTACCGGTTCGAGTCGGCGCTCACGCACGTGCCTGAAGTGACGGCGCCATTCCTGATCATGCACGGCACGGCCGACCCCACCGTGTCGTTCACGAACGGGCTCGGCTTCTACAACGCGCTTCGTTACAACAACAAGAAGGCCGTTCTGCTGGCCTATCCGGGTGAGGGGCACGGCCTGCGAGGCATGGCCAACCGCAAGGACCTGACGATTCGCTACTTTCAGTTCTTCAATCACTATTTGAAGGGTGCCCCGGCGCCGAAGTGGTTTGCCGAGGGCGTGCCCTTCCTTGAGAAGGACGCGAACCGAGACCCGCGAACGGTCAAGTAG
- a CDS encoding M28 family peptidase — translation MSLNGIRVLRRLILSPSLVAGFVLAFGVAAPSAQTAPAPKTPPAPNLAAERALAATVSEQRMVETVRRLVGIGTRMYGTPSNHESAAWLAAAFKEAGLEVVIRQDTPRDWYQPVSWDIRALSDSTPAGRPAAAPLVLKTTWPNFGAPSGKGEGLLSVEAAPGAVCLVSSNPTPTTTSGCVAVLFDGRVSSSGWPNIGRSRGTWTIPVFVLSPREANPIRERVAAGEKVRITFALDAKSGNAPGETVVATLPGKDRTKYVLFCAHGDSDSGGPGADDNASGVATILEIARTAAAAIKAGRLAHPAWDIRFAAWGGEMSSTREYYAAMDRDASKLQAVFNYDQAGFGSTRNALYVEPDDVAVNTAVITLARAVMKDHLSTRGFPEHAASIKSQGGTDSYVFQNTRTPGATLYPSVTLYTSAWDKPNEVALTEGFPPLNWYPDEKPGKITVDGDPFYHSVGDTPANTTDTEPSDMGWCARVGLLSALRLMTGR, via the coding sequence GAATCTCGCCGCTGAGCGGGCCCTTGCCGCGACCGTCTCCGAGCAGCGGATGGTGGAGACGGTGCGTCGTCTCGTGGGAATCGGCACACGCATGTACGGGACGCCGTCGAATCACGAGTCGGCCGCGTGGCTGGCGGCGGCGTTCAAGGAAGCAGGACTCGAGGTGGTGATCCGGCAGGACACGCCGCGCGACTGGTATCAACCGGTGTCGTGGGACATTCGTGCCCTCAGCGACTCTACGCCAGCCGGACGCCCGGCTGCGGCTCCGCTGGTGCTGAAGACGACATGGCCCAACTTCGGAGCGCCGTCAGGAAAGGGCGAGGGGCTGCTCTCGGTGGAGGCCGCGCCAGGAGCCGTGTGCCTGGTCTCCAGCAATCCCACGCCCACCACCACCAGCGGGTGCGTGGCGGTGCTCTTCGACGGCCGCGTCTCCTCATCCGGCTGGCCAAACATCGGGCGGTCGCGCGGTACGTGGACGATTCCGGTGTTCGTTCTGTCGCCTCGTGAAGCAAACCCGATCCGCGAGCGCGTAGCCGCAGGCGAGAAGGTCCGCATTACGTTTGCGCTCGACGCCAAGTCGGGCAACGCGCCCGGAGAGACGGTCGTGGCGACGCTTCCGGGCAAGGATCGTACGAAGTACGTCCTGTTCTGCGCGCACGGCGATTCCGACTCGGGCGGCCCTGGTGCCGACGACAACGCGTCGGGTGTCGCGACGATCCTCGAGATCGCGCGGACCGCCGCCGCGGCCATCAAGGCGGGCAGGCTGGCGCATCCCGCGTGGGACATCCGCTTTGCGGCGTGGGGGGGCGAGATGTCGTCCACGCGCGAGTACTACGCGGCGATGGACAGGGACGCGTCCAAGCTGCAAGCCGTGTTCAACTACGACCAGGCGGGCTTCGGATCGACCAGAAACGCGCTCTACGTGGAGCCAGACGACGTCGCGGTGAACACGGCCGTCATCACGCTGGCGCGGGCCGTGATGAAGGACCATCTCAGCACGCGCGGGTTTCCTGAGCATGCCGCCAGCATCAAGTCACAGGGCGGCACCGACTCCTACGTGTTCCAGAATACGAGGACGCCGGGAGCGACGCTCTATCCGTCAGTCACGCTCTACACCTCGGCATGGGACAAGCCCAACGAAGTGGCGCTCACTGAGGGGTTCCCGCCGCTCAACTGGTACCCCGATGAGAAGCCGGGCAAGATCACGGTGGATGGCGACCCGTTCTACCACTCGGTGGGCGACACGCCGGCCAACACCACCGATACTGAGCCGTCCGATATGGGCTGGTGCGCGCGCGTCGGGCTGCTGAGTGCGTTGCGCCTGATGACGGGCCGTTAG